In the Sulfobacillus thermosulfidooxidans DSM 9293 genome, CAATCCAAAAACGATATGCAAAGGGGGCGCCAGGTCGTGGCCGTGATTCGACTTTCGAGAGATTTAGCCCAAATTTCTTATACCACAGCAAATAATTGACTAAGGCCCCTGGTTTATCGGGTAAATCAAACACTGCACTTGTCTTCATCCGATTCAAGGGTGAGGTGAGATGAATCGGTCGCTGACTCAATAGCCAAAATCGCGTTCGGTTATCGGGATGATCCTGGATTCCACGTCGTACAATATTGAGACCATAAATTTCCGCAGCTCGGGGACTGGCAATGGCTCCAACATCTTCCCTCCGAGATTCTAACAATTCCTTGGCACTGCCAGCAGTGTCCAACGCCACTTCAACGATAAGCCCATGCTCACGACAGAACATTTGACTCTGCATCAAGGCTTGGGGATGAGAACGCACCTTTTTAATACGGGACAAATCGGAATGCCCATAGGCCATTAAGGCCAATTCAACAGGCTGAACCGCCTCAGCCCAAATGGACAGGGTTGAGGC is a window encoding:
- a CDS encoding prephenate dehydratase produces the protein MIDGTVVYYQGSPGAFSEAAILSHWPNAMPQGFPTFAETFQALQDNPNAVGLLPIENAYRGPVYDVLDLLTASTLSIWAEAVQPVELALMAYGHSDLSRIKKVRSHPQALMQSQMFCREHGLIVEVALDTAGSAKELLESRREDVGAIASPRAAEIYGLNIVRRGIQDHPDNRTRFWLLSQRPIHLTSPLNRMKTSAVFDLPDKPGALVNYLLWYKKFGLNLSKVESRPRPGAPFAYRFWIDVVGDAQSLDQAWESGLSDLEWFRRFGTYPVLSE